A genomic region of Prionailurus viverrinus isolate Anna chromosome D4, UM_Priviv_1.0, whole genome shotgun sequence contains the following coding sequences:
- the LOC125150045 gene encoding olfactory receptor 13C9, whose product MEWENQTILVEFFLKGLSDYPRLEPLFFALILIMYVVILLGNGTLILISIWDSHLHTPMYFFLGNLSFLDICYTTTSIPSTLVNFLSERKTISFSGCAIQMFLGMAMGTTECVLLGMMAFDRYVAICNPLRYPVIMSKDSYVPMAAGSWFAGVINSAVQTAFVIQLNFCRNNINHFSCEILAVMKLACADISGNEFIMVVATTLFTLMPLLLIVISYSLIISSILKIHTSEGRSKAFSTCSAHLIVVIIFYGTILFMYMKPKSKETLNSEDLDATDKLISMFYGVMTPMMNPLIYSLRNKDVKETVKHLFNRSFFSK is encoded by the coding sequence atggaatgggaaaatcaAACCATTCTGGTGGAATTCTTTTTAAAGGGGCTTTCTGATTACCCAAGGCTTGAGCCACTCTTTTTTGCACTAATCTTAATAATGTATGTTGTCATCCTTCTGGGCAATGGCACCCTTATTTTAATCAGTATCTGGGACTCCCACCTTCACACCCCTATGTACTTCTTTCTGGGGAACCTCTCCTTCTTGGACATCTGCTACACCACCACCTCTATTCCCTCCACTCTGGTAAACTTCCTCTCAGAAAGAAAGACCATATCCTTCTCTGGCTGTGCAATACAGATGTTCCTTGGCATGGCCATGGGGACAACAGAGTGTGTGCTCCTGGGCATGATGGCCTTTGACCGGTATGTGGCTATCTGCAACCCTCTAAGATATCCTGTCATCATGAGCAAGGATTCCTATGTGCCCATGGCAGCTGGGTCCTGGTTTGCTGGGGTTATCAACTCTGCAGTGCAAACTGCATTTGTGATACAATTGAACTTCTGTAGGAATAACATCAATCATTTCTCTTGTGAAATTCTGGCTGTCATGAAACTggcctgtgctgacatctcaggcAATGAATTCATCATGGTTGTGGCCACGACATTGTTCACACTGATGCCCCTGCTTTTGATTGTCATATCTTACTCATTAATCATCTCTAGCATCCTGAAGATCCATACTTCTGAGGGGAGAAGCAAAGCTTTCTCCACCTGCTCAGCCCACCTGATTGTGGTGATAATATTCTATGGAACCATTCTCTTCATGTACATGAAGCCCAAGTCTAAAGAGACACTTAATTCAGAGGACTTGGATGCCACTGACAAATTGATATCCATGTTCTATGGAGTGATGACTCCCATGATGAATCCTTTAATCTACAGTCTCAGAAACAAGGATGTAAAGGAGACAGTGAAACATCTATTTAACAGAAGTTTCTTTAGCAAGTGA